A window from Candidatus Scalindua japonica encodes these proteins:
- a CDS encoding helix-turn-helix domain-containing protein: MCKVVCEAYDVSKEEMCVKGRKGNEGRDMAIYLSRKYAINTCDEIGEHFGGIRPSAVSLGSRRVKDRLKTDKAFKKLVRQLESDVRDFNN; encoded by the coding sequence ATTTGTAAAGTTGTATGCGAAGCGTATGATGTTTCAAAGGAGGAGATGTGCGTAAAGGGACGTAAAGGAAATGAAGGCCGGGATATGGCGATATATTTGTCGAGAAAGTATGCTATAAACACGTGTGATGAAATAGGTGAGCACTTTGGAGGTATCAGGCCTTCGGCAGTGAGTTTGGGAAGTAGACGGGTTAAGGATCGGTTAAAAACAGACAAAGCCTTTAAGAAACTGGTCAGGCAATTAGAATCTGATGTGAGAGATTTTAACAATTAA